In the Candidatus Electrothrix rattekaaiensis genome, one interval contains:
- a CDS encoding PP2C family serine/threonine-protein phosphatase, whose translation MKEHIALRAACRDILNEQIPTEEELEQFLKSAAVIETLHSFSDELIQHWHTWKKGRNAPQDDVLSAVDQEQRENEEILADFQDGGDDDASFQDTVEVASKGTDTDDAQKQASPEQKEEKPPEPVEESIESIAPACDTTTDYAHTDTSEESPDPATTEAPRLLTDHSQHSGISTSPPPVPVDAPVDQDCQENQEQEASSPAPDSAVHHHHLPPQANTMKRDPSSSTVLFRLPNAMVSTPYSEPLAVENGEVMKITTIDGLEATGIRYNNETASVEGTPSKPGEFTLTVTYIMKSGGSGLGQLNFVVNHDPKSLWKNMPSDEHVKFWKPDQAAEEKEGYDSWKLIAASQRGRSHAHEGKCRDDDFMLINDHPEQWHILAVSDGAGSSQYAREGARIAVNTSATVLAEKLTEHNEALVEAVSAWDTEQSEKTDADLRKVLYSIFSQAIYQAINTVHLASKKEQVKFRDFYATLLLAAHKEIQGRHFIAGYWIGDGGMGVYKEGEDGYIKLLGEPDSGEYAGQTRFLDPEANDGEDIMRRISFTCVDSMTALFLLTDGITDPIFETDHNLQQPACWDKFWVEDIRQKLSNTPGETEKNLLDWLSFWSPGNHDDRTIALLYNKKWLCMLIKSSELAAGKKKPGHV comes from the coding sequence ATGAAAGAGCACATCGCGTTACGGGCCGCCTGTCGAGACATTCTGAACGAACAAATACCGACAGAGGAAGAACTTGAGCAGTTCCTGAAAAGTGCTGCCGTTATTGAGACGCTGCATTCTTTCTCAGATGAACTTATTCAGCATTGGCATACGTGGAAAAAAGGGCGGAATGCACCGCAGGATGATGTTCTCTCAGCGGTGGATCAGGAACAGAGGGAAAATGAGGAGATACTGGCGGACTTTCAGGATGGAGGAGACGATGACGCATCGTTTCAGGATACTGTCGAGGTGGCTTCGAAGGGCACGGATACGGATGATGCTCAAAAACAGGCCTCGCCGGAGCAGAAAGAAGAAAAACCTCCTGAGCCTGTTGAGGAGTCTATAGAGTCTATAGCACCTGCATGTGACACCACCACAGATTATGCCCATACCGATACGTCCGAAGAATCCCCTGATCCGGCGACGACAGAGGCTCCCCGCCTGCTTACTGATCACAGTCAACACAGCGGAATATCTACATCACCGCCCCCGGTCCCGGTGGATGCTCCTGTTGATCAGGATTGTCAGGAGAATCAGGAGCAGGAAGCATCTTCCCCTGCTCCTGATTCCGCTGTCCATCACCATCATTTACCCCCGCAGGCCAATACAATGAAACGAGATCCGTCTTCATCGACCGTGCTGTTTAGGCTTCCTAACGCAATGGTGAGTACCCCGTATTCTGAGCCGCTAGCGGTTGAGAACGGTGAGGTTATGAAAATCACTACAATTGATGGGCTGGAAGCAACGGGTATCCGCTATAACAACGAAACAGCGTCTGTGGAAGGGACACCGTCCAAGCCCGGAGAATTTACGCTGACAGTTACTTATATCATGAAATCCGGCGGCAGTGGTTTAGGGCAGCTTAACTTTGTCGTGAATCATGATCCCAAATCCTTGTGGAAAAACATGCCCTCGGATGAACATGTAAAATTCTGGAAACCTGATCAAGCTGCCGAGGAAAAGGAGGGGTACGACAGCTGGAAACTGATTGCCGCCAGTCAACGGGGACGGTCCCATGCTCATGAAGGCAAATGTCGGGACGATGATTTCATGCTGATCAATGACCATCCTGAACAATGGCATATTCTGGCGGTTTCCGACGGGGCGGGCAGCAGTCAATATGCCAGAGAGGGGGCCCGAATAGCCGTCAACACCTCGGCAACAGTCCTTGCGGAAAAATTAACCGAACATAATGAGGCCCTTGTTGAGGCTGTTTCGGCCTGGGACACGGAACAATCAGAGAAAACCGACGCGGATCTGCGCAAAGTGCTTTACTCGATCTTCAGTCAGGCGATTTATCAGGCAATTAATACTGTCCATCTGGCAAGCAAGAAAGAACAGGTCAAGTTCCGCGATTTTTATGCTACCCTGCTTCTGGCTGCCCATAAGGAGATTCAGGGGCGACATTTTATTGCCGGGTATTGGATCGGCGATGGCGGAATGGGGGTGTATAAAGAGGGAGAGGATGGGTATATCAAGCTGCTGGGAGAACCGGATAGCGGCGAGTATGCGGGTCAGACTCGTTTTCTGGACCCGGAAGCCAATGACGGTGAAGATATTATGCGGCGGATCTCTTTTACATGCGTGGATTCCATGACCGCCTTGTTTTTGCTGACCGACGGAATTACTGATCCTATCTTTGAGACGGATCATAATTTACAACAGCCTGCGTGCTGGGATAAATTTTGGGTCGAGGATATTCGTCAAAAATTATCAAACACGCCGGGAGAAACAGAAAAGAATCTTCTGGACTGGCTGTCCTTCTGGTCGCCCGGTAATCATGATGATCGGACTATTGCTTTGTTATATAATAAGAAGTGGTTATGTATGTTGATAAAATCATCGGAGCTGGCAGCAGGAAAGAAAAAACCGGGTCACGTATAA
- a CDS encoding DUF3892 domain-containing protein: MIKQFFISRVRYNGTHIEQVTVSDYNSTFSGIDDGEPRLLDDIVDKIQNKKEEFVTVYFNESQQKYELGKIVRVFPFAGNYYLRTDDDKIKENNLGNLPSNAA, from the coding sequence ATGATAAAACAATTTTTTATTTCTAGAGTACGTTATAATGGTACTCATATTGAACAAGTAACGGTGTCTGATTATAATTCTACTTTTTCAGGCATTGATGATGGCGAGCCTCGTCTCCTTGATGATATTGTGGACAAAATCCAGAATAAAAAAGAAGAGTTTGTTACTGTTTATTTTAATGAATCTCAGCAAAAATATGAATTGGGGAAAATAGTTCGAGTTTTTCCTTTTGCAGGAAATTACTATTTAAGGACAGATGACGACAAAATTAAAGAAAATAATTTAGGAAATTTGCCATCTAATGCCGCATAA